One Belonocnema kinseyi isolate 2016_QV_RU_SX_M_011 chromosome 6, B_treatae_v1, whole genome shotgun sequence genomic region harbors:
- the LOC117174133 gene encoding cytochrome P450 9e2-like: MDFLTVILTIFAIGMALCFYNKNRNVFKVLDIPHDPPIPILGNMAPCLLRKMNVSQLIEKLYNAYPEAKYFGLYDFQTPTIVIRDPEIIKSVAIKNFEIFPDHRGFTDVRLDPLFGISLFSLKGDSWRDMRNILSPSFTSSKMKIMFNLIMECSVKFTDALLERSKDKQYIANLKDVFTRLSADVISSCAFGISVDSMKDPENKLYVIGRKATDFEGILSLKFLLIRNCRMISRLLGVSIFSKSSNRFFTNVISSNIKTRKEKGITRADFLQMLIEAKDKNNDNRKLSLQEIAANVVLFFFGGLDTVSTVVCFIAYEIAVNPKVQEKLHEEIDAVLKGCNGQSTYNEINNMPYLDAVISETLRLYPPVGFIDRVCNRKFELPPVFPGKKSVTVEPGMVIYFPIFALQHDRNNYENPEKFDPERFLGDKKVNVNSASYIPFGIGPRKCIGSRFALLEMKVMIFHLLSRCILKPCSKTPIPIKLKRDTFTMMPEGGFWLKVAERK; this comes from the coding sequence atggATTTCTTAACAGTCATCCTCACTATTTTTGCCATAGGAATGGCCCTgtgtttttacaacaaaaatagaaatgtCTTTAAAGTTCTGGATATTCCGCATGATCCACCGATACCTATTTTAGGAAACATGGCTCCCTGTTTGCTTCGAAAAATGAACGTTTCCcaacttattgaaaaattatacaatGCCTATCCCGAGGCAAAATATTTTGGTCTGTATGACTTTCAGACACCGACCATTGTAATACGTGATCCAGAAATCATCAAATCTGTTGCAAtcaagaatttcgaaatatttcctgATCATCGAGGATTTACAGACGTCAGGCTTGATCCACTATTTGGGatatcacttttttcattaaaaggtgATTCTTGGAGAGATATGAGAAACATATTAAGTCCTTCTTTTACTTCTAGTAAGATGAAGATTATGTTCAATCTCATAATGGAATGTTCAGTAAAATTCACAGATGCTCTACTTGAAAGATCCAAGGACAAACAATATATCGCAAACCTCAAGGATGTTTTCACGAGACTTAGTGCAGACGTAATTTCTAGTTGTGCTTTCGGAATTAGTGTCGATTCAATGAAAGATCCAGAAAACAAATTATACGTCATTGGCCGGAAGGCTACAGATTTTGAAGGTATTTTGTCTCTAAAGTTTCTTCTGATCAGAAATTGTAGGATGATATCGAGACTTCTAGGCGTAAGTATTTTCAGTAAAAGTTCAAACCGTTTTTTTACGAATGTGATAAgttcaaatataaaaacaagaaagGAGAAAGGAATTACTCGTGCTGATTTTCTTCAAATGTTGATAGAAGCCAAAGATAAAAATAACGACAATCGAAAATTGAGTCTTCAGGAAATCGCAGCCAATGTAGTTCTCTTTTTTTTTGGTGGTTTGGATACGGTTTCTACAGTTGTTTGCTTTATAGCTTATGAAATTGCTGTTAATCCTAAAGTACAGGAAAAGCTTCATGAAGAAATCGATGCCGTTCTGAAAGGTTGCAATGGACAATCTACgtacaatgaaattaataatatgcCCTACTTAGATGCCGTGATCAGTGAAACTTTGAGACTCTATCCACCAGTTGGCTTCATCGACAGAGTATGCAATCGCAAATTTGAACTTCCTCCAGTTTTTCCAGGAAAGAAGTCTGTAACAGTAGAACCTGGCATGGtgatttattttcctattttcgctCTTCAGCATGATcgtaataattatgaaaatccagaaaaatttgaCCCTGAAAGATTTCTTGGAGATAAGAAAGTCAACGTAAATTCAGCTTCTTATATCCCATTCGGTATTGGACCAAGGAAATGTATTGGAAGTAGATTTGCCCTTTTGGAAATGAAAGTGATGATCTTTCATCTTTTATCGCGGTGCATTTTAAAGCCTTGCTCGAAAACTCCTATtccaataaaattgaaaagagacACTTTCACAATGATGCCTGAAGGAGGATTTTGGTTGAAGGTTGCAGAAAGGAAGTAG